A genomic window from Sorex araneus isolate mSorAra2 chromosome 2, mSorAra2.pri, whole genome shotgun sequence includes:
- the ATP5MC2 gene encoding ATP synthase F(0) complex subunit C2, mitochondrial isoform X2, translating into MQGNSPATAPHPLKMYACAKFVSTPIVVRSTSQVLSRSLSAVVLKRPETPTDESRGSLAAPRPLTSLVPSRSFQTSAISRDIDTAAKFIGAGAATVGVAGSGAGIGTVFGSLIIGYARNPSLKQQLFSYAILGFALSEAMGLFCLMVAFLILFAM; encoded by the exons atgcagggcaa CTCTCCTGCCACAGCCCCTCATCCCCTGAAGATGTATGCCTGCGCCAAATTCGTCTCCACCCCCATTGTG GTCAGGAGCACCTCCCAGGTGCTGAGCAGATCACTGTCTGCTGTGGTGCTGAAAAGACCAGAGACACCTACAGATGAG AGCCGAGGCAGCTTGGCAGCCCCACGTCCCCTGACCTCACTTGTTCCGAGCCGCAGCTTCCAAACCAGCGCCATTTCTAGGGACATTGACACAGCAGCCAAGTTCATTGGGGCTGGGGCTGCCACGGTCGGGGTGGCTGGCTCCGGAGCTGGGATTGGCACTGTGTTTGGAAGCCTCATCATTGGTTATGCTAG GAACCCTTCCCTGAAGCAGCAGCTCTTTTCCTACGCCATTCTGGGCTTCGCCCTTTCGGAGGCCATGGGGCTCTTCTGCCTGATGGTGGCCTTTCTCATCCTCTTCGCCATGTGA
- the ATP5MC2 gene encoding ATP synthase F(0) complex subunit C2, mitochondrial isoform X1: MESTSCSPATAPHPLKMYACAKFVSTPIVVRSTSQVLSRSLSAVVLKRPETPTDESRGSLAAPRPLTSLVPSRSFQTSAISRDIDTAAKFIGAGAATVGVAGSGAGIGTVFGSLIIGYARNPSLKQQLFSYAILGFALSEAMGLFCLMVAFLILFAM, from the exons CTCTCCTGCCACAGCCCCTCATCCCCTGAAGATGTATGCCTGCGCCAAATTCGTCTCCACCCCCATTGTG GTCAGGAGCACCTCCCAGGTGCTGAGCAGATCACTGTCTGCTGTGGTGCTGAAAAGACCAGAGACACCTACAGATGAG AGCCGAGGCAGCTTGGCAGCCCCACGTCCCCTGACCTCACTTGTTCCGAGCCGCAGCTTCCAAACCAGCGCCATTTCTAGGGACATTGACACAGCAGCCAAGTTCATTGGGGCTGGGGCTGCCACGGTCGGGGTGGCTGGCTCCGGAGCTGGGATTGGCACTGTGTTTGGAAGCCTCATCATTGGTTATGCTAG GAACCCTTCCCTGAAGCAGCAGCTCTTTTCCTACGCCATTCTGGGCTTCGCCCTTTCGGAGGCCATGGGGCTCTTCTGCCTGATGGTGGCCTTTCTCATCCTCTTCGCCATGTGA